A section of the Scleropages formosus chromosome 12, fSclFor1.1, whole genome shotgun sequence genome encodes:
- the LOC108937500 gene encoding vang-like protein 1: MDTESTYSGYSHYSGRSRGSHRHGERSRERRKSRSKDSSRSEKSVTITASPGAPLAEPPAQGEEVQDDNWGETTTAVTGTSEHSLSQEDIVQIGKDLEVPGGRDCRRYLSLGLAGSLGLLVFLTPVAFLVLPLALWTDTARRCGTACEGLLISAVFKLLILLLAVWALFLRPPRARLPRVNVPQALLLLLALLCVISYSLFYAVRVVDQEDKNYEGIVQYAVSLVDALLFIHYLGLVLLELRHLQPTFSVRVMRSTDGETRHYNLGQLSIQQAALVILEHYYRDFPVHNPALLTASKSRAAKHLAGLKVYSVDGPGNNASAGQSQAMMAAAARRRDSSHNELYYEEADHERRARKRRARLVVAVEEAFTHIQRLQDEEQKKAAGGEVMDPREAAQAIFPSMARALQKYLRTTRQQHCHSMESIQQHLAFCIANNMTPKAFLESYLTPGPTLQYGRERWLSARWKLVSEEAVTRGLKDGSVFLLNNVDFSLVVTVTRIPYISLAEEFIDPKSHKFVLRMQSETSV; the protein is encoded by the exons ATGGACACGGAGTCAACATATTCTGGATACTCGCACTACTCCGGTCGCTCCCGAGGGTCCCACAGGCATGG GGAGCGCAGCCGTGAGCGCCGTAAGTCCCGGAGCAAAGACAGTAGTCGCTCGGAGAAGTCGGTCACCATCACTGCCTCACCTGGCGCACCGCTCGCAGAGCCACCTGCACAGGGAGAGGAGGTCCAG GATGACAACTGGGGTGAGACCACCACGGCGGTCACAGGCACATCTGAGCACAGCCTGTCCCAAGAGGATATTGTGCAAATTGGGAAGGACTTGGAGGTTCCCGGAGGGAGGGACTGTCGTCGCTACCTGTCTTTGGGGCTGGCGGGGTCATTGGGGCTGCTGGTGTTCCTCACACCCGTGGCCTTCCTCGTGCTGCCCCTTGCGCTGTGGACGGACACTGCCCGGCGCTGTGGCACAGCCTGCGAGGGGCTGCTCATCTCCGCCGTCTTCAAACTGCTCATTCTGCTGCTGGCCGTGTGGGCGCTGTTCCTGCGACCGCCCCGTGCACGCCTGCCCCGGGTCAACGTCCCGCAAgccctgctgttgctgctggcaCTGCTGTGCGTCATCAGCTACTCGCTGTTCTACGCCGTGCGCGTCGTGGACCAG GAGGACAAGAACTACGAGGGAATCGTTCAGTATGCTGTGTCACTAGTGGATGCTCTGCTCTTCATCCACTATCTGGGCCTTGTGCTGCTGGAGCTACGGCATCTACAGCCCACCTTCTCTGTTAGGGTCATGCGCTCCACCGATGGAGAGACCCGCCACTATAACCTGGGCCAGCTCAG CATCCAGCAAGCAGCCCTAGTCATTCTGGAGCACTACTACCGGGACTTCCCTGTCCACAACCCCGCCCTGCTGACTGCCTCCAAGTCCAGAGCTGCTAAGCACTTGGCTGGGCTCAAGGTCTACAGTGTGGATG GCCCAGGAAACAACGCAAGTGCCGGCCAATCACAGGCCATGATGGCGGCCGCCGCCCGCCGCCGGGACAGCAGCCACAACGAGCTGTACTACGAGGAGGCTGACCACGAACGGCGTGCGCGAAAGCGTCGGGCCCG GCTTGTGGTGGCAGTGGAGGAGGCCTTCACGCATATCCAGCGACTGCAGGATGAGGAGCAGAAGAAAGCGGCAGGCGGGGAGGTGATGGACCCCCGCGAGGCCGCCCAGGCCATCTTTCCCTCCATGGCGCGTGCCCTGCAGAAGTACCTCCGTACcacaaggcagcagcactgtcATAGCATGGAGAGCATTCAGCAGCACCTTGCTTTCTGCATTGCCAACAACATGACGCCCAAG GCCTTCCTGGAGAGCTATCTGACCCCGGGCCCCACCCTGCAGTATGGGCGTGAGCGCTGGCTGTCCGCTCGATGGAAGCTGGTCAGCGAAGAAGCCGTAACCCGTGGGCTGAAGGATGGATCTGTTTTCTTACTCAACAATGTGGATTTTAGCCTAGTGGTGACAGTCACCAGGATCCCCTACATCAGCCTTGCGGAGGAGTTCATTGACCCCAAGTCGCACAAGTTTGTTCTCCGGATGCAGTCGGAAACCTCTGTATAG